One Hippocampus zosterae strain Florida chromosome 21, ASM2543408v3, whole genome shotgun sequence genomic region harbors:
- the LOC127593684 gene encoding leucine-rich repeat neuronal protein 3, producing MKDASFVDRFFVGLAVASFVVAADQRPDCPQACTCENRPWFSPSSAYMEAQTVDCNDLGLFNLPEKLPAGTQVLLLQTNNVAAIDRPLDYLANVTEIDLSQNNISSVMDVRLGTLPQLLSLHMEENRIRELPDQSPVDAANLQELYLNHNLISSISQMAFRGLGKLLRLHLNSNKLTVIRSEWFRPMPNLEILMIGENPVLSIHEMNFKPLGSLRSLVLTRMNLSQLPDGALAGLDNLESISFYDNTFPEVPHSALRNAKNLKFLDLNKNPIARIQRGDFADMLHLKELGINSMPELVSIDSFALNNLPELTKIEATNNPRLSYIHPNAFYKLPRLETLMLNGNALSALHRITVESLPNLREVSMHSNPIRCDCVVRWMNMNKTNIRIMEPDSLYCVEPPEYEGQRLRQVHFREMTEICLPLISPESMPGHVKVRGGSSVSLHCRAFAEPEPEIYWITPSGDKVLPNTVSDKFSMHPEGTFDIYDVTEKEAGPYTCVAHNLVGADLKSVSVEVNGYFPQPANGSLVVKVKSVATNSVLVWWKASPGTLAPSVKWYAPSDHRHPAASFSARVPSDVRSYNLTHLSPATRYVVCVDVRSIHYKRDTKCVNVTTEGLAPAAKDAQKWDAALIASVGVLLAGISGGCLLIYASLRIHRLHGDLRKRRSKAALLPGEAGDGRPPFSTKLRFSGRVLPGGVEVKAAVINVSDDAF from the coding sequence ATGAAGGACGCCTCGTTCGTGGATCGTTTCTTTGTCGGCTTGGCCGTGGCCTCTTTTGTGGTGGCCGCCGACCAAAGGCCGGACTGCCCCCAAGCGTGCACGTGCGAGAACAGACCCTGGTTCTCTCCCAGTTCTGCGTACATGGAGGCGCAGACTGTCGACTGTAACGATCTGGGACTATTTAACCTGCCGGAGAAACTACCGGCGGGTACGCAAGTTCTGCTGCTGCAGACAAACAACGTGGCGGCGATAGACCGACCCTTGGATTACCTGGCCAACGTCACGGAGATCGATTTGTCGCAAAACAACATCTCGTCCGTGATGGACGTCCGTCTCGGGACCCTGCCGCAGCTTCTGTCCCTGCACATGGAGGAGAACAGGATACGAGAACTGCCCGACCAAAGTCCCGTGGACGCGGCCAATCTTCAAGAGCTCTACCTGAACCACAACCTCATTTCCTCCATTTCCCAAATGGCCTTCCGGGGTCTGGGCAAGCTCCTACGGCTCCACCTCAACTCCAACAAGCTGACGGTCATCCGCAGCGAGTGGTTCCGGCCCATGCCGAATCTGGAGATTCTCATGATCGGCGAGAATCCCGTGCTTTCGATCCACGAGATGAATTTCAAACCTCTGGGCAGCCTGCGCAGTCTCGTCCTGACCAGAATGAACCTGTCTCAGCTCCCCGACGGCGCTTTGGCCGGCCTGGATAACTTGGAGAGCATCTCCTTCTACGATAACACCTTCCCAGAGGTGCCGCATTCCGCCCTGAGAAACGCGAAAAACCTCAAGTTTCTGGACCTGAATAAAAACCCGATTGCCAGGATACAGCGAGGGGATTTCGCCGACATGCTCCATTTGAAAGAGCTCGGGATTAACAGCATGCCGGAGCTCGTCTCCATCGACAGCTTTGCCCTCAATAATCTGCCCGAGCTGACAAAGATAGAAGCCACCAACAACCCCAGACTCTCCTACATCCACCCCAACGCTTTCTACAAACTGCCGCGACTGGAAACGCTCATGCTCAACGGCAACGCGCTCAGCGCCCTCCACCGAATCACGGTGGAGTCGCTCCCCAACCTCCGAGAGGTGAGCATGCACAGCAACCCCATTCGCTGCGACTGCGTGGTCCGCTGGATGAACATGAACAAGACCAACATTCGCATCATGGAACCCGACTCGCTGTACTGCGTCGAGCCTCCGGAGTACGAGGGCCAGCGCCTCCGGCAGGTGCACTTCAGGGAGATGACGGAGATCTGCCTGCCGCTCATATCTCCCGAAAGCATGCCGGGGCACGTCAAAGTGCGAGGCGGGAGCTCCGTCTCGCTACACTGCCGGGCCTTTGCCGAACCGGAGCCGGAGATCTACTGGATCACTCCTTCCGGGGATAAAGTGCTACCCAACACGGTATCCGACAAGTTCTCCATGCACCCGGAGGGAACCTTTGACATCTACGACGTGACCGAAAAGGAAGCCGGGCCTTACACCTGCGTCGCCCACAACCTGGTCGGAGCCGATCTCAAATCCGTTTCGGTGGAGGTCAACGGCTACTTCCCCCAACCCGCAAACGGTTCCCTCGTAGTCAAGGTCAAGTCGGTGGCGACAAACTCCGTCCTGGTCTGGTGGAAGgcgagcccggggactctggcTCCCAGCGTCAAGTGGTACGCTCCGTCCGACCATCGCCACCCCGCCGCTTCCTTCTCCGCCAGGGTGCCCTCTGACGTCCGAAGCTACAACCTGACCCATCTCAGCCCCGCCACTCGTTACGTCGTCTGCGTGGACGTCCGCAGCATCCACTACAAGCGCGACACCAAATGCGTCAATGTCACCACCGAGGGATTAGCGCCGGCGGCCAAGGACGCCCAAAAATGGGACGCGGCGCTAATCGCATCCGTTGGCGTGCTCCTGGCTGGGATTTCCGGGGGCTGTCTGCTTATTTATGCGTCCCTACGGATCCACCGACTTCACGGGGATTTAAGGAAGCGCCGCTCCAAAGCCGCGCTGTTACCAGGGGAAGCCGGCGACGGGCGCCCTCCTTTCTCCACCAAGCTTCGCTTTTCGGGAAGGGTGCTGCCCGGCGGCGTGGAAGTCAAAGCCGCCGTCATAAACGTGTCCGACGATGCCTTTTAA